ACGGTCGCGGTGAAGTAGTAGTAACCGTCGGTGTGCTTGAAGATGTGCGGGTCGGCCCGCTTCTCCGCGATGGGGTTGGTGTAGGTGACGGCGGGGGAGTCGGGCACGGCGGCCTGGGCGGGCGCTCCCGCGAGGCAGGTCGCGAGGGCCATCAGGACGGCCAGGAGCAACCGAACGGCTATGCGTCTCAAGGGGGTTCTCCAGCGGGTGATCGGGGGGTGATCAACGGTGACCAAGGGATGGGGACGAGCCGCCTCTGTCCGTTATTTCGAACGTGGTTCGTGAATTCGGCCATGAAGTGGTCAGAAGATAAGGGGGGCTCTTACCGTCGTCAACGGTTCGGACAAGCCGGACGCGGGTCCCGGAGTGGCGGAGCGCCGACTGCCGACCGCCGGGCGCGCCCTTCTCGCAGAAGCCGGGGTGTCGCGATTTCCTTCAGGCAGACGGCGGTTGGGACTCTGGAACGCTCCGCGGGGCGGGCGGTGGGGCGGTGGTGGCCCGAGGGATCACATGGGTCGGCAGCACGAGGTGCCGTTCCCGGTCCGCGCCCGGCTCGTCGATGAGCGACAGAGCCAGCTCACCGGCCTCCCGGCCGATCCGTGAGGGTGACTGGGCCACGGTGGTCAGGTCGAACCACTGCGCCACCGGCTGGTCGTCGAAGCCGACGACCGACATCTGCCCGGGCACCTCGATCCGCGTCGCGCGCAGCGTCCAGATCACGGCGACGGCCACCTCGTCCTGCTCGGCGAAGACCGCGGTGGGCGGCTCCCGCAGGCCCAGCAGCCTGCCGACCGCCTCGGCGGCGCCCCGCTTGTCTCCCGCCGGGGTGGCGACCACCAGATCGTCGTCGAGGGGCAGGCCCGCCTCGCTCAGCGCCCGCCGGTAGCCGGTCAGCCGCTCCTGAGAACTGAAGGAGAAGCCGTCGGCGCCCACCGTCCGCACATGGGCGATCCGGCGGTGGCCGAGGTTCAGCAGATGCCGGGTGCCGTGCAGGGCGCCGGCCACATCGTCGACGTAGACGCTGGGGCGACCTGCGACGTGCTGGCTGACGTAGACGACCGGCATGGCCAGGTCGTCCAGCCGGGCCGTCTCCTCCTCGGTCAGGTCGAAGGAGAACACCAGCAGCGCGTCCGCGTTGCGCCGGGCCGGCAGACGCTCGAAGAACGCGGTGCGCTCGGCCATGCCGGGGATCACATACACCGTCAGTTCCATGCCGGCCGCCCGCAGGACGAGGGCGAGACCCGACAGGGCCGTACCCATGAACCACGAGCTGAGCGTCGGCACGAGCACCGCGACATTGCGGGTCCTGCCCGTCACCAGACTCGCGGCATGGCGGGAGACGGCGAAGTCCAGCTCCCGGGCCGCCTGTTCGACCCGGGCACGGACCTCGGGTGAGACGGTGGACAGGCCGCGCAGAGTGCGCGAGACCGTGGAGGTGGAGACCCCGGCGCGTTCCGCTACGTCAGCCATCGTGGGGTGCCGCTGACCTGGTGGCATGCGCCGGACGCTAGCACAGCGACGCCGCATCCGATGCAAGCCGCTGGCAGCGCTGTCTCACCTGATTCTTGCCCTTTTACGACGTCGGCGCGCATTGACTTCCCGATGGGGCACTCCTAGCGTGCAAACGTTGTCTCGACAGCTTCGAAGTCGCCCCGGAGGGACGCCTCTTAACCGCTGTGACCAGCTGTTTTTATCAGTGGAATGCCGTGGCAACGCAATCTCATGACCAAAGCCATTCCGGGGGAACAGTCACGACTTCGGTTCGTCAGACCAGGAGAGACAGTGAAGAGCAGCACCGCCAGAGCGATTCAGTGTTCCGCAGCGCTCGCCGCCGCCGGACTCCTCCTCACCGCCTGCGGCTCATCAGGCGGCGGCAGCGGTTCGGGCGGGTCCGCGCAGACGGCGTCGACGGCGGCGTTCAAGGGCCGCGGCCCCATCACCTACGCCGCGGGCAAGGACACCACCGGCACCGTCCAGACCGTCATCGACCGCTGGAACAAGGCCCACCCCAAGGAGAAGGTCACCTTCATCCAGCTGCCGACGGACGCCGACTCGCAGCGCCAGCAGATGATCCAGAACGCGGAGACGAAGTCCGACGCCTACACGGTGCTCGCCACCGACGTCGTGTG
This is a stretch of genomic DNA from Streptomyces hawaiiensis. It encodes these proteins:
- a CDS encoding LacI family DNA-binding transcriptional regulator; its protein translation is MADVAERAGVSTSTVSRTLRGLSTVSPEVRARVEQAARELDFAVSRHAASLVTGRTRNVAVLVPTLSSWFMGTALSGLALVLRAAGMELTVYVIPGMAERTAFFERLPARRNADALLVFSFDLTEEETARLDDLAMPVVYVSQHVAGRPSVYVDDVAGALHGTRHLLNLGHRRIAHVRTVGADGFSFSSQERLTGYRRALSEAGLPLDDDLVVATPAGDKRGAAEAVGRLLGLREPPTAVFAEQDEVAVAVIWTLRATRIEVPGQMSVVGFDDQPVAQWFDLTTVAQSPSRIGREAGELALSLIDEPGADRERHLVLPTHVIPRATTAPPPAPRSVPESQPPSA